Below is a window of Humulus lupulus chromosome 2, drHumLupu1.1, whole genome shotgun sequence DNA.
gatattgtataacatttggatttatactaatataattattaaatatcattataataataatatttcatagtattttattttatattaatataattactaaatagttattatacaaaaatattataaaaattaggattatatattattattataatattaatattttataacatttgaatttttataaatataattaataaatatctagtattatattatatattattttaataatgatattttataacatttaaatttatattaataaaattattaaatatctttattaactattattaaaataatgatattttatagtatttgaatttttattaatataattaatgaatatatttttttaattggttttaaatgAATATTacgttaaatatttgtaatattttgttatAGTAAACAAAagaactgttaaaaccaagaaaacTGTTAAATAcagaatatatatttttctaaatattttagaattttggtgtaataaataataataaaaaaattaatcataaGGTACACCTTTTTATTTTATTGGTAGGGCACGACACTGTTGTAGGCACGTAAAAATATTATGACCCCaaatttttgttaatttttatgatattgttcaTTGTATTCATAGTATGTCTCAtgtaaatatttgaatattttacagtgccgaaatcaggattcaaatagtttgttgcacgCACGCgcgcacacattttttttttctttctatatatCAATGTAAACCAAATTGTTTAAACCCTGATTTTGACACCGTAAATTATCTTAAATTTCCCAAAAATTTGTATAAGGCCTGCAATAACTACAACTAACAATGTCTTAAAAAAATTGGTGTCATAATTTACATGCCTAAAATAGGGTTGTGCCCTACCAATTGTTaagattggttaaaatacaaagttaAAGTGGTATTACACAACTTAGGTGTAAATCTATTGGTTAGATTTAATGACGGTGCCTATATTATAAAAGGAGTCTTTCAGAGTTTTGAAATGATTGGTCACACCTTCAACtctatctctaacatttatttagcCTCCAAGATCACAAGTTTTCTCTAAGAAATTCACAAAAAAagtgtttgtctttgtgaatttcaagACTTGTTTAATCTCAATTATTCTCTTTCCTAGTAGAGAAATccataagcatccatgaagggctagaaaataaaatttggacaatgatacatctcatgtataaATCTTGGTTTTGATTCTCCATCTTCAAAATGATTCAAGCGGTTCTCCATCTAGGGTTTGAAGCTTTCAAGAGTCTCAATGAGTTTGTTCTACAACTAGGATTTGCATCTCTTTAATCTTTTATTGGATTTTGTAAGTAGAATTGTGTATAGATTATTATTATATTGGTGTAATTTTACTTCCTCCCAAtaaagatttggagggagaaatTAAAAGTAATATGAGTTTTTAAACCCGTATTAAGTTCAAATTATTAAAATGACCCTAATATTTTTGTCAAAGTGCAAAAAGTTTAAAACAAATTAATTAGTATATAATTTTCAAAACTAGAGAAAGACTAAAATGGGCCAAAAAGAAcgttatttaaattgtgttgattttaaaatttagtGAATTGTTTGCTGAGTAGTtcttttatttactttttgttaaatcaattatccttatttttactttattttaacACTAATTTACACAAGCTAAATCGAACAAATATGCTATAAAATTACAATGTAtgacatctctctctctctctctctctctctctctctctctctctctctctctctttcattttTGTGGCTTGAAAAGTCATGGCATGTTTGATTGATCCTGAAAGCTCCCCTAACTTGTACTATCTCCTTCAATTTGAGCCTTTcaattttgtttaatattatcACCTATAGGTCCACATAGTACTCCCACCACAACGAAATCAATTATCTTAGTATATTTATTGACACTGTTTTCTTTTACACGccctatttatttatatattgctAAGTACATATTTCTCATCAGCACACATTTTCATTGATCATTAGTGTTTATTTCTTGTCTCactctttaaaaaaaaactaaatattgGTTCTTTTAAAAGGTGTAAGTCGTAGACTTTAAACACTTCCCTCTTTTATGTTTATGCAATTATGGTTGTCATATAACCATCCATTGAAATGGACCCCAAGGTGGAACCAAAAATGGTTTAATTTGTCCCTTCACAAAGTAGTTTCATACATCAATCCATATCAAATGTGAAAGAATCAAATTTTGTAGAAAAGGAATTGTGTGAATCAACAGTTTGGTTATTTACCTTTctttattaaagaaaataaacttgggggggttTGAAAAAGTCACAGTTAAAACCAAATACTTGTGAACAGAATTCAAACAAGAACAAGAGCCTGTTGGAGTGACATAAAAATTATGTACAGAAATATGTACTTCTGATTCTCTTGTGATTTTTTTACACTAAATTTGGATCCTTACTATAAGACAATGGAAAAACAAAAGCACTAGTGTGCTCAATGGGGTCATCTCTGAATATGGGATTCTCTCTGTCAATGGCAGTCATAGGATGAATAGTTGGTGACCTTGGTGGGGATGCATAGAGTGCAGAGGTCTCAAGAATCCGTAATCTCATATTTTCATTTTCTTGGGCTATCTTTTGTGCCTTCAAAGCCGTCAAGTACAATCCAGCAGCAAGGAAAACTGATGTCAAGGCAAGAACTCCAGCTGCAGAGAATAATCCTTCTCTGATCACAAGGCAACTGGCTCTTGGTTTTGACCAATTCTTCAAATGCCCAGATTCAATGCTCAATCCAATCAGCAACAGGATTTCCCCCACAGCAAAACAAATCCTGAAAATGGGTTTTTGTTTTTACCATCTGGGTAAGTTTTTGTGGTCATAATGAAATTATGTTCCAAAACTGTTTGATGTAATGACTGGTAGAAAATTGAATACTTTTCTAGGTGTAATTACTTtagaggaagaaaaaaaaactttactTATTAAGTTGTGACAAAGAAGACTCTCCTATTCTGTTCTGGGGCTTTAAAGTTTGATAATCATGGATTGAGTGTCACAACTGTTTGATTGAAAAAAGAAGAGGGCTTTCAAGTTATGACAATGAAAAATCCTATTCTGGGTAGGTTAAATAATCATGAATTATTTGATATAATTAAGTTTCACATttatttgatattattattattcatacaAGGAGTTGGCTTATTGGTAAATTTAAAGGTCATGATACACTAATAAGATTCAAAACTGTTTTGACTTTATGACTGAAAGAGAAAGGAAGTGGCTTTTACCATGTTGTGACAAAGAAGAACCCGGCTTGGCATGTCAAATTCTTTGCAGTGCCAAAATCTGGGTCGAATGTG
It encodes the following:
- the LOC133819456 gene encoding uncharacterized protein LOC133819456, producing the protein MPKTKAVTHADLAPSHGSTYLGSKVGVVLIILTILCGLLCFILCLISEATRSEMTWIDTGRDKGSEGNNYECVYSGSGRTPLLCAAVAFVGLALAMTIEHIFMLIAVSKLPPSAVATFDPDFGTAKNLTCQAGFFFVTTWICFAVGEILLLIGLSIESGHLKNWSKPRASCLVIREGLFSAAGVLALTSVFLAAGLYLTALKAQKIAQENENMRLRILETSALYASPPRSPTIHPMTAIDRENPIFRDDPIEHTSAFVFPLSYSKDPNLV